The following coding sequences lie in one Massilia sp. KIM genomic window:
- the gspE gene encoding type II secretion system ATPase GspE: protein MNNLLPYAFARDHGVLARGGDEPGHPVEVLVSGATSPAAIAEVSRRFGRITLRRLERGELDDAIASAYAGAGGDASQVADEFDADLDLTKLLQDVPAIEDLLESSDDAPVIRMINALLTQSLREGASDIHIEPFEQTSVVRFRIDGALRDIVRPKKAIHASLISRIKIMSQLDIAEKRLPQDGRITLRVGGKPVDVRVSTLPTGHGERAVLRLLDKEAGRLDLSHLGMAPDMLPQFDRLINQPHGIVLVTGPTGSGKTTTLYAALSRLNASTTNIMTVEDPIEYDLNGIGQTQVNARIDMTFAKALRAILRQDPDVIMIGEIRDLETAQIAVQASLTGHLVLATLHTNDAASAVTRLLDMGIEPFLLSSSLLGVMAQRLVRKLCPHCKTQDLNHGWQAVGCERCGHTGYHGRVGVYELLETTEEIRAQIHNQVSEAEIRDTALKGGMKTMRDDGERWVADGTTTRAELLRVVKD from the coding sequence ATGAACAACCTGTTGCCTTACGCCTTTGCACGCGACCACGGCGTGCTGGCGCGCGGCGGCGACGAACCCGGCCATCCGGTGGAAGTGCTGGTCTCCGGCGCCACCTCGCCGGCCGCCATCGCCGAGGTCTCGCGCCGCTTCGGGCGCATCACCCTGCGCCGCCTCGAGCGCGGCGAGCTGGACGACGCGATCGCCAGCGCCTATGCGGGCGCCGGCGGCGACGCTTCCCAGGTCGCCGACGAGTTCGACGCCGACCTCGACCTGACCAAGCTGCTGCAGGACGTGCCGGCCATCGAAGATCTGCTCGAATCCTCCGACGACGCTCCGGTGATCCGCATGATCAACGCGCTGCTGACCCAGTCGCTGCGCGAGGGCGCGTCCGACATCCACATCGAGCCCTTCGAGCAGACCTCGGTGGTGCGCTTTCGCATCGACGGCGCGCTGCGTGACATCGTGCGCCCCAAGAAGGCCATCCACGCTTCCCTGATCTCGCGCATCAAGATCATGTCCCAGCTCGACATCGCCGAGAAGCGCCTGCCCCAGGACGGCCGCATCACCCTGCGGGTGGGCGGCAAGCCGGTCGACGTGCGCGTCTCGACCCTGCCCACCGGCCACGGCGAGCGCGCCGTGCTGCGTCTGCTGGACAAGGAAGCCGGCCGGCTCGACCTCAGCCACCTGGGCATGGCGCCGGACATGCTGCCCCAGTTCGACCGCCTGATCAACCAGCCGCACGGCATCGTGCTGGTCACCGGCCCGACCGGCTCGGGCAAGACCACCACCCTGTACGCGGCGCTGTCGCGCCTGAACGCCTCGACCACCAACATCATGACGGTGGAAGACCCGATCGAGTACGACCTGAACGGCATCGGCCAGACCCAGGTCAACGCCCGCATCGACATGACCTTCGCCAAGGCCCTGCGCGCCATCCTGCGCCAGGACCCGGACGTGATCATGATCGGCGAGATCCGCGACCTCGAAACCGCCCAGATCGCGGTGCAGGCCTCACTCACCGGCCACCTGGTGCTGGCGACCCTGCACACCAACGACGCCGCCTCGGCCGTGACCCGCCTGCTGGACATGGGGATCGAACCCTTCCTGCTGTCGTCCTCCCTGCTGGGCGTGATGGCCCAGCGCCTGGTGCGCAAGCTCTGCCCGCACTGCAAGACCCAGGACCTGAATCACGGCTGGCAGGCGGTCGGCTGCGAGCGCTGCGGCCACACCGGCTACCACGGCCGGGTCGGCGTCTACGAGCTGCTCGAGACCACCGAGGAAATCCGCGCCCAGATCCACAACCAGGTGTCGGAAGCCGAGATCCGCGACACCGCGCTCAAGGGCGGCATGAAGACCATGCGCGACGATGGCGAGCGCTGGGTCGCCGACGGCACCACCACCCGCGCCGAGCTGCTGCGCGTGGTGAAGGACTAA
- the gspF gene encoding type II secretion system inner membrane protein GspF, producing the protein MPAFRYEAVDAGGSTRKGVVNADSPRAARADLRTQGLTPLTVEAIAAQVDESGAARSRGFGERLSQVELALFTRQLASLLEAGLPLEQAFTALLEQAERPYMRDLIASIRAEVMGGASFSAALSRHPRDFAEIYRGLVASGEQIGQLARVLSRLADYIERRNALVQKVRLAFTYPAIVTVVAFAIVIFLLTYVVPQIVSVFANTKQKLPFLTVMMLAISDFVRAYGIYVAILLVGAFWLWRRALRNPELKRRWHTWLLNAPIYGKFERSLNTARFASTLAITTGSGVPILRALDTSRDTLSNVAMRELVEQATASVREGVSLARALSVQKHFPPMLVHMIRAGEVTGELPAMLERAANSQQADLERRTLTIAGLLEPVLILAMGLVVLLIVLAVLMPIIEINQLVR; encoded by the coding sequence ATGCCGGCCTTCCGTTACGAGGCGGTCGACGCCGGCGGCTCGACCCGCAAGGGCGTGGTCAACGCCGACAGCCCGCGCGCCGCGCGCGCCGACCTGCGCACCCAGGGCCTGACGCCGCTCACCGTGGAGGCGATCGCGGCCCAGGTCGACGAATCCGGCGCGGCCCGTTCGCGCGGCTTCGGCGAGCGCCTGTCCCAGGTTGAGCTGGCCCTGTTCACGCGCCAGCTGGCCAGCCTGCTGGAAGCCGGGCTGCCGCTGGAGCAGGCCTTCACCGCCCTGCTGGAGCAGGCCGAGCGGCCCTATATGCGCGACCTGATCGCCTCGATCCGCGCCGAGGTCATGGGCGGCGCCTCGTTCTCGGCGGCGCTGTCGCGCCACCCGCGCGACTTCGCCGAGATCTACCGCGGCCTGGTTGCCTCTGGCGAGCAGATCGGCCAGCTCGCGCGCGTGCTGTCGCGCCTGGCGGACTACATCGAGCGCCGCAACGCCCTGGTGCAGAAGGTGCGCCTGGCCTTCACCTATCCGGCCATCGTCACCGTGGTCGCGTTCGCGATCGTGATCTTCCTGCTCACCTACGTGGTGCCGCAGATCGTCTCTGTGTTCGCCAATACCAAGCAGAAGCTGCCTTTCCTGACGGTGATGATGCTGGCGATCTCGGACTTCGTGCGCGCCTACGGCATCTACGTCGCCATCCTGCTGGTCGGCGCCTTCTGGCTGTGGCGGCGCGCGCTGCGCAACCCGGAGCTCAAGCGGCGCTGGCATACCTGGCTGCTGAACGCGCCCATCTACGGCAAGTTCGAGCGCAGCCTGAACACCGCGCGCTTCGCCAGCACCCTGGCGATCACCACTGGCTCCGGCGTGCCCATCCTGCGCGCCCTCGACACCAGCCGCGACACCCTGTCCAACGTCGCCATGCGCGAGCTGGTCGAGCAGGCCACCGCCAGCGTGCGCGAGGGCGTGAGCCTGGCGCGCGCGCTCTCGGTGCAGAAGCACTTCCCGCCGATGCTGGTGCACATGATCCGCGCCGGCGAAGTCACCGGCGAGCTGCCGGCCATGCTGGAGCGCGCCGCCAACTCCCAGCAGGCCGACCTGGAGCGCCGCACCCTGACCATCGCCGGCCTGCTCGAACCCGTGCTGATCCTGGCCATGGGCCTGGTCGTGCTGCTGATCGTGCTGGCGGTGCTGATGCCGATCATTGAAATCAACCAGCTGGTACGCTGA
- the hslU gene encoding ATP-dependent protease ATPase subunit HslU, producing the protein MNMTPPEIVSELDKHVVGQGKAKRAVAIALRNRWRRQQVPEPLRHEITPKNILMIGPTGVGKTEIARRLAKLADAPFIKIEATKFTEVGYVGRDVDTIIRDLIDIGVKQTRASEQKKVRQRAEDAAEDRIIDILVPPARDFGFNVNNGESKEGDATRQTFRKRLREGSLDDREIEIEVADAMPQMEIMAPPGMEEMTEQIKSMFAGVGNARKKPRKMKIKDAMKLLVEEEAAKLVNEDELKQKAIANVEQNGIVFLDEIDKIATRSEHGGADVSRAGVQRDLLPLVEGTTVNTKYGMIRTDHILFIASGAFHLSKPSDLIPELQGRFPIRVELESLSIEDFKSILTSTDASLTKQYEALLATEGVKVEFTDEGIHRLAEIAFSVNERTENIGARRLYTVMEKLLEEISFAAGAQLDQLVRIDAAYVNDRLDKLAVNEDLSRYVL; encoded by the coding sequence ATGAACATGACCCCACCCGAAATCGTCTCCGAACTGGACAAGCATGTGGTCGGCCAGGGCAAGGCCAAGCGCGCGGTCGCGATCGCGCTGCGCAACCGCTGGCGCCGCCAGCAGGTGCCGGAGCCGCTGCGCCACGAGATCACCCCCAAGAACATCCTGATGATCGGCCCGACCGGGGTCGGCAAGACCGAGATCGCGCGCCGCCTGGCCAAGCTGGCCGACGCGCCCTTCATCAAGATCGAGGCGACCAAGTTCACCGAGGTCGGCTACGTCGGCCGCGACGTCGACACCATCATCCGCGACCTGATCGACATCGGCGTCAAGCAGACCCGCGCCAGCGAGCAGAAGAAGGTGCGCCAGCGCGCCGAGGACGCGGCCGAGGACCGCATCATCGACATCCTGGTGCCGCCGGCGCGCGACTTCGGCTTCAACGTGAACAACGGCGAGAGCAAGGAAGGCGACGCCACCCGCCAGACCTTCCGCAAGCGCCTGCGCGAAGGCTCGCTCGACGATCGCGAGATCGAGATCGAAGTCGCCGACGCCATGCCGCAGATGGAAATCATGGCCCCGCCGGGCATGGAAGAAATGACCGAGCAGATCAAGTCCATGTTCGCCGGCGTCGGCAATGCGCGCAAGAAGCCGCGCAAGATGAAGATCAAGGACGCGATGAAGCTGCTGGTCGAGGAGGAAGCGGCCAAGCTGGTCAACGAGGACGAGCTCAAGCAGAAGGCGATCGCCAACGTCGAGCAGAACGGCATCGTCTTCCTGGACGAGATCGACAAGATCGCCACCCGTTCCGAGCACGGCGGCGCCGACGTGTCGCGCGCCGGCGTGCAGCGCGACCTGCTGCCGCTGGTCGAGGGCACGACGGTGAACACCAAGTACGGGATGATCCGTACCGACCACATCCTGTTCATCGCTTCGGGCGCCTTCCACCTGTCCAAGCCTTCGGACCTGATTCCCGAGCTGCAGGGGCGCTTCCCGATCCGGGTCGAGCTGGAATCGCTGTCGATCGAGGACTTCAAGAGCATCCTGACCTCGACCGACGCCAGCCTGACCAAGCAGTACGAGGCGCTGCTGGCGACCGAAGGGGTGAAGGTCGAATTCACCGACGAGGGCATCCACCGCCTGGCCGAGATCGCCTTTTCGGTCAACGAGCGCACCGAGAACATCGGCGCGCGCCGCCTGTACACGGTGATGGAGAAGCTGCTGGAAGAGATCTCGTTCGCGGCCGGCGCCCAGCTTGACCAGCTGGTGCGCATCGATGCCGCCTACGTCAACGACCGGCTCGACAAGCTGGCGGTGAACGAGGACCTGTCGCGTTACGTGCTGTAA
- a CDS encoding helix-turn-helix transcriptional regulator, with translation MSSPDLLLDVLRAQLRAAGITYKMLAERIEVSESSVKRMFGQKDMALSRLAQICQVSGIAMEDVLRGALENRPQLEALTLPQETSLVANPRLLLVAICCLGHWSIEQILETYRLTEPECIKLLAELDRLGLIELKPLNRYTLRVSNAFRWLPDGPVQRFFREHVVADYFSGGFNGPGETLMCLPARLSSASAQEVNGRIGQLAAELARLHRNDRRLPPEEREGFTLLVGLRSWELAAFTALRR, from the coding sequence ATGAGCTCACCCGACCTCCTCCTCGACGTCCTGCGCGCCCAACTGCGCGCCGCCGGCATCACCTACAAGATGCTGGCCGAGCGGATCGAGGTCAGCGAATCGAGCGTCAAGCGCATGTTCGGACAGAAGGACATGGCCTTGTCGCGCCTGGCCCAAATCTGTCAGGTCAGCGGCATCGCCATGGAAGACGTGCTGCGCGGCGCGCTCGAGAACCGGCCCCAGCTCGAAGCCCTTACCCTGCCCCAGGAAACCTCGCTGGTGGCGAACCCGCGCCTGCTGCTGGTGGCGATCTGCTGCCTCGGCCACTGGAGCATCGAGCAGATCCTCGAAACCTACCGCCTCACCGAACCGGAATGCATCAAGCTGCTGGCCGAACTCGACCGCCTGGGCCTGATCGAACTGAAACCCCTCAACCGCTACACCCTGCGCGTGTCCAACGCCTTCCGCTGGCTGCCGGACGGCCCGGTGCAGCGCTTCTTCCGCGAACACGTGGTCGCGGATTATTTTTCGGGGGGGTTCAATGGGCCGGGCGAGACCCTGATGTGCCTGCCGGCGCGGCTGTCCAGCGCCAGCGCCCAGGAAGTGAATGGGCGCATCGGCCAGCTGGCCGCCGAGCTGGCGCGCCTGCACCGCAACGACCGCCGTTTGCCGCCCGAGGAGCGCGAAGGCTTCACTCTGCTGGTGGGCTTGCGCTCCTGGGAGTTGGCGGCCTTCACCGCCCTCAGGCGCTGA